The Apostichopus japonicus isolate 1M-3 chromosome 10, ASM3797524v1, whole genome shotgun sequence genomic sequence gccgtggaccgttaAAAACAACTGCTCTTGGTCTAGCTAGGGTTGTGTAGCACATAGTTAAAGTGACTGCACCTTCAGTTTACTACACAGCCTATCAGAGTAGTTCCTCAGTTGCactacaaaactcaatgggagaaattgaaatgatatggtctcaaatgacatgtttataattaattacaaatttgttaTGGATAAATGATGTTGAAggccatccaagggtgctctgttgcttatatgaacATTAACGAACATATTCTGGTAATCTGGTTGACCTCAAAAacaacggattaacattaactataagaaccgcagtgaggagccgacgtcaccatcaagttagcctaaacgaatattcgagaaattaagtatatttaacaATACATAGcttgaaaaatactggaatagctacagaaTCATTATTGGACTCAAAGTTGTCTGTATTCTTagtattataacatatcaagactaaaattctgccttattcattatttaattattatagTGAGTTATCAAGTAACAGCAAAATCTTTCTGTCGATCATTCTCTCATGATTGAATACCggggatactttttaagaaaactcacccaggaaagaacctgggcacgaaaaacaaACTACCGAACGtatgatccgctctcaaccctagTCCCCTTGCTTCGAGACTGTGACTGAgcgatcatcgtcaggtgtgtatcaccattcccctcggaAGGAAACAGATACTAATTATACACATGATCTTCGGGGATGACTTCAATTCTTCGGTATATCGggataaaactagtttgatctcAGAAGAATGTTATCcaattccttgttttttttattctatttgttttacaagttaatggactacattctgatgaacaatgaagaaatgaagaaaaccgCCATTActggaataccaagtagtccACGTTATGTCCAATACGTAACACACTAatggactttatcgatactcaTTGACGAACCACATCTTCTTTATTCTAtacaagtttataacaatacAGATAGATTAATATCATTCAATTGGtgcatttgctttcatattactGAAACCTATACCACAATATGTTTACGCCATGTGAGCAGTCCATAATTCACAGTGAACGTTTAGCGTTTTAATCGGCTTCCGGTAACACGTATCAGGCATTCAATTGATGACTATATAACGACGAAAGACATTAAGCACATGGACATTAATATCCTCTTACTTGAGGTACGTATTTGAGAATCATTTGCTGTAAAATCAACTTTGCTAGCATTTTGTCGCAATCTGATATGACTGGGAGCATCCGAGTGaccgtatatacatatatctctaTGTTTTTTATCAAGCTTTCTAGCTTAAAAGTTACATTTCTTTTTCTGGCGGGATCGTGTTTTTCGAGCAACGTATGTTAAATTTCAATTGTAATCTTAGTTACAAGAATTCTCTCTATTTCTTTGTCAACTAATCTGGAACAATAGCACGATTTGATAACAAGCCAATAATTGCTTATCATGCATTGGATAAGTTACGGAATTTATTCTATCAATGACTTGTCTGACAAGGATGGTGcctttttacttatttgatCAGTTTATTGAGAATTTGTCGTAAGCCACTCATTTCTGAAATCTACTTAGAATAAGGTGATTAATTAAAAATGATTAATGTTTGTAGAATCCCAATAATAGTTTTTATAATATGTTACTGACTGATTGTTATTTGACATGTAAATCAGTTCACACCAATTTGGGTACAACAGTTTGCAGCCCAAGTGAATATCATTTAAAATGGGGGTGAGACTTAAAATCTTTAAGAGATGACCACTTTAAACATCAAAGGCTATATTTAAATGACTGGACTATTTAGACTAACACACAGGCAATGATGTCAGTTCCTCCCGATGCAACACGAAACTCCATTGAAAAACAGTGCATCAAacacaaatggtgttgaatgtcatcttaATGTTCTCTGTTGTTAATATGAAGCTAAAAGAACGTGTTTAATTGAGTTACTAGAatggataaaacaatggataaaCATGACATTTAGGACTTCGCAGCGCAGACGATGTGATCACCCAAATTAGCATCAAAGGAGCATTGTAGCCGAAAACTCCCAAGGACATTATATACTGTATGGATAtttagcaatatctagcgaaatctagggatgaaaatccatATTCCTTCCCTAAATTGAAAGATAGAGAATCAAAGCCTTCAGTGTATTATTatcttgaaactgtgcgtctttcgaaataaAAACATGTGGGGCATTGCagaataaacagataaaagtaattatttcagtctcatttcaattattcgaatttgtaaagcaaacagcagatatcacatcatatcagtaaGCATGAAAATGGCCGGTTTCAGAATGAACAGCTTCCAAACTGTCTATGTgagtagtgttcggtttcgggaatatctggtatatttcaTTCCCTTCagcgaagttttatagtagccgttattagaggttttaacatttacaccaataaattaactgtgtctgaattttcgaaaattccctgaccaacattctaaaTCATACTTCCCTCCACTTGTTCAATTTTTGACCaatctgttaggggttgaaggaggtatTCTAtgttggttgtccatagatgaaattttgtgcaacattataggtatgttttgaagtgaattgaaTATGAATTTTCAtgtctgaacaaataatgggcttaaaactttgaaaagtggagCTGACGGGTTATGTGGgtcgcgacgtagaatcacctacaaaagcaatgatccacaagAGATGTGATGCGGTCGAACGTGATGTATgattggtgacaatcttcaaaaaaggttatggatgaaaaaaaaactattgggaaatacttgcttctcaggcaaaagtgtacatctggttggtcattttcaagcccgagaagtgccatttccggtgatctgggggataagggggggggggggggtggcgctACCGTgacgcttagatagtaattcgcccccccccccccctcgggttagaaaatcctggatatgcGTATGATACCAAGTGACGTCAGGGGACAGAATTATCCGCTGCTTAAGATACCGACCCGGTTAATACTGTCCGTAATTAAAGCAGCCCTTTGAGTTAATGGTGATAGTCTTTGCGCATATTGCTTCTCCCTCGTATCCTCAATCCAACCCCCTGCCCCACTCACTCCACCCCATCCCATctaaaaaaataacttttgcTTTGAGACTGCTCATAACGATGGCAAATATAGGAGAGAAATTGATGGTTGATTAATATTGCATCAACCTCCCAACACCCATAGATAATGTTCGGCCCCTTTGTGTAACCCATGCTGAACTTTACTCCTCAATTCCATAGTATGTTACTATCGTATGGAAATATGATGCCAAAAAAATGCCAAACACCCAAACCATTTgcttaaataaaaaacaataaattaaatctGACCCACTGGAATTATAGTTGTTACTAATTCTCCAAGTTGTTTTTAATAACTGTCATGTATCATTTCCAGATTTACTCTACCAAGCGAGTTGGAATTAGATGTAAATAAAACGATTATTCATCCCGACTACGACAATACATCAAGACAGAGAACCTGCTAGATTCAGTGCAAACGTTCGCACTCTTTGCCTACCCGATCCCGATGAAGGTTGGTCTTTCACTTCGGTCAACTTCGATCTATTTAACTTGTTTCATAAAATGACGTGTTGGTCCTATATTGAAGTTATATTTATTACCAAAATCTCAGTTCTTCAAATTACCTTATATCTCCACGTGACTTGATTATGACTTAAAGTTACTATTTTTGAACATAAAGTTATTttagtattgttagtttaatattgaGGGACTGGCAATTTGCTATAAGGAATGTCCCGTTGACCCAACTGTACTTATTATTGACAAGTACTGATGTACACTATTTACTCTGCTTGTCTCAGCCTGTGTATGAAAGAATTTGAATATGAAACAATGCCAAAATGATAGACTTCAACCTCCTGTAAATGCAACTGAAGTGAAATATTACTCTAAAATTCTGACCcagaatatattttgtttgatatgttaaagaggaacataatctaagcattcgttttgaaatttgcattcaattcctgtgtaccgtttttgagatacaTTTTAACTATACAGTGGAAAGACATAAATTACATATACAGTGGGAAGACATAAATTGGAACAACGAACAATGGATAATAGTCAAAACGACCAAACAAATAGTTCACTGTCCTCTCGGTATCTTTAATTAAACTACCAATTAAAAAGATAACACTGTAGTGTGCCGTTTCAATGCCTTTTGATGGGATGCATTTTTCAATGATCAGAGGGTAAGTTATCATTCAAGACGTAGCTAGATTATCACATGGTAACCGCTTCAAGTGTGATGTTTTCCATATCTGTGATGGGTCCTCACGCTATATACcgccaatttttaatttttcacaTTGAAATCCTCTTCGCTTAACATCGGTTAAGTACAAGTCAATGTGGTCAGGATGGACTTCCCGAGTGTCTTAATTCTCTGAATACAATTTCTGACATCAATGTATTGGTTTTTCAATATAATTTAAGATGATTTTACATCTACAAATTTGTATGCGTTGTGATTGTCTCTATACATGACGGTTTCGTGTGCGGGGCGGGGGTAGGGGGAGCGGGGGACAGGGACGGGGGACGGGGAGTGAAGCTAAAACCTCGGCGATGTAGGTGGCAGGAACACGGTGAAGGTGGGATCAGGCATGCATTACACAACCATTGAGCATAGAATGTTTAGTCTTGAaggtttcaatatccagaaagagcAGTGTCCTATGTTATGATAGACACAAAGATGTTCTACGTAGCAAATGGACATACATCGTTTACCAATTTTGGGaaagcaaatcagctctgcaaCCAACCATCTCTTTAATAATTGTATTAATTAATGAGAATTAGAAGACATTGTATATACATTGTGAAATAATTTCACAACTTACTTTCAAAGCCAAGTCATCTAGCATACATCACAGGGAATAAGACCAagttttgagaccatttgaaatAACCTGTTTACCCATGAAGCTCAGAGTGTGCAAACTGATACAGGTCACTTGAGTGTGTTTAAAGCACCTTACACAAAAATTTCAACTATTGGAAGCCGAtttcattttacttgatgaCTGTATGTAATGTTGAAGAGATTCGCAAAACTCAACTGAACTGAAATCAACCAAACTATTTTCACCGAAAAGTTAAACAATTATAGCATCGAAGAACTCACAGATtaaattgtagctttaattttgatataagcATGTTTACAAGAATTACAGACATGGacttattcattcattcatcattGCAAGAATTTATTCCAGTCACTTGTGGAAAAAacccataataataataaacagaacGTGATAATTTTAAAGAGAAAGAGACCGAGGAGTGCCAACAACAAGCTTGGAGTAATTGTAAAACGTGGACACCCCTTTGCAAATACAAACACGTCTAAAAATGGAACAATTAAACAAGAGATAGAGAGTggaaaaaacacaaagaaatggGTCACAGCTATTTAAGGTGAAAGGGGCTAAAACAGAACCGAGGAACTGTTAGTCACCGGTGTTCGATAATATATTATCATGTTTGAGGGCActtttaaaagtaaatatttgttaaacaaagataaactttttgagttatcgtgtttacaaagttttcagtcTTTGACCTCTTAttacctcaaataacctttaaacttcacagaaaagaatagGGTTATTGGATCCACATACCATGTACGTAGGTTATCCACAATAAAGAttttcagttaccgtgtttacaagcaagtgtcacatacatacgtacacacacatgccatcaccattgcatagattcctttcgcTTCCGGCAAGGAACGAGCATTCATGAAGCACTAAATGTAAACGTTAATTAATGAGCAGTATAAGTTGGACAGTTTGCAATCTGAGGTATATGCTACCAGATTGTCCACATTAAAACGAACGTTAACGTTAAGAAGTTTTCTTTCAGATTTTTAGAGAGCaggtattattttttattggcGAAGTAACAACAAACCCCCAAACTTGTGTTTGAGCTGCAAAAACAACTTAGAAGATTCCCTCCTGGTGTGATCTTATTTCAGTGACGCCTTTGAAAGAAACCGCAAAGGTCAAATGCCTCGCCTGTTCCAGCAGTATACTCAGGTTATCTAAACTCAGTAAAACCCAGACAATTTACAGGCTAAAATGACGATTTGTCAAGAATACAAATACCGATCGCTAAGGGAATTCCATGAGCGTTGACCTGAATCTACAAACCTCCATGGAATGGCCACAAATAATTCTATAGtttgctacaaaaaaaaaataataaagtgtaCCATAACAGACATATCCCATTTCACCAAAACCCTTTTACCAAAAACCGTATGCAAAAGTTAATGTTATTTCCCTAAATTTTATTCTGAAATATGAGTAGTAAAGCCTGACATGCATGTGCTAAATCATTTCTTATTTCAAAGTTTCCGTCGATTTAATAAAACACTTGTAAAAGACCGTAAATGCATACGTCTGTCCCTACGTTGCGTAATGCGCCGTAAtgctaacaaaacaaaaagagctTTGGAGAGAGACTGGCAACTCTTGTTCACTAAGACACTCTGTGTTGTATCAAAAGCAGACCATCATAACACGGCAGCAGCGCCTGGAAAGGAATACGAAAAACAACAGAATAGAATAATTAAACCTATGCGTTATGATACTTATGAACTAAACATTATTAATTGTACGCCACTGATTGCAATAGGTATGTCTTCAGGGGGTTGGTCCAACtatgggaagggtgggggggggggggatgagtgCACGTTCAGATGGTATAAGTACCGGATTTTTGCCCCAACCATGTTTGctaaacaaacatgatatacgTGGATAACTTTCTTCTCAATACTTTTCGATGATGTTCAGTAGACGGTTATATCATGcatccaggggcgtatccaggattttccaatagggggggcgccaggcatgaacgatcgccgtcctgggggatgggtctaaggggaggggtgtacaatttttgctttcaaagaagggctgaaatgcaaaatggtgtcatatgcatgggcggcgatccgtacttccgagtgagggggggggggatatgaccttgttgactatctaagcgtagcgccaccagttggcgcgaagcgtacaagaaaattttgggattaacaaaccctctagatggccggaaacggcacttcccgaggtttccaagcggcatatacccaactttaaaatagggatgtcaagtccgaaatatctcataatcaggatccaaaatactattttttttaatttcgggtgttattttgggaaaattgcccctgtcaatcttgtttcaggcgcaacgttagaatgttcgagagctctgttatattattcgatgaagaaaatggcctcatgcaggctattataggcctatacacatgcaatacacaataacacatagttacattcctaggtaccgattgctagggcatccaggtgaaacgtgtattaagcattaccctggttacatgagattctcagctgttcgagggaacatgtacgtgtgtaggcctactatagggcctatatgaatactatgagggtgcatatatgtactatatcaataccgtgggcgcaataatacattttgttgttatagggccaatgaagcctacagtcaactatttttgctttataaagacgctttatttgaaaagatcgcactgcgtttatggtaggcgagaaatgaagctaaaaaagagccgtacattaacgaagatgcataaatgtaggcatgaaaatattcttatccctggcatttggtggggggggggggatatggtgcattacatcccctccacccattttcatggggggatatatccccctccacccaggatcgccgcccatggccatatgtgatccatttttcgaccttaataataagcaacatttccagtaaatatggacacaaaatgcacaatttagtatggctggcatgtcatttagtgtttatagtgataatacaaacacaattaccatcatgtttctaaaactattatgccgccgaacttcgccagaacctttttttggcaacaaAAAATAATCCATACGGgaggggggttgagcgatcaccgacatctcacataaaggtcgtcatcaatttttttttttttttttgctaaacttttttttttttttggtgacggccaatagggggggggcgcgcgcctgttgcgcccccccctggatacgcccctgtgcATCTATATATTGCTGGTGGCTACTTACTGACGTCACTCGTGTGTCCTGTGCTACCAATGTGTTGAAGTCATCTAAGCATCTCCCGCTATGGTCACTACGGGCAATTGAATGCCCACTCCAGAGCGCATTATCGGCCGCAATCATTCCGTCTGGTACCAACATGCCATTGTCCATTATGGTCTAATAGAAAAACGAACGTTTCAAATGACTGTACATGGCATTGAACGAATCTAGTGAAAACGGCAAAGGTTTATGAAATATGACTAACAGTAGCAGAATTCCTATATATTCAATACCAGCAACTATAACCAAATTTACGTAAATCATAGATTATAGACATATTTCAAAAGTCCTTTGGTATAGCTGAGTTTTCCCCTTGTGCTAAAATCTAGAGTGAAGATACCTGCAGAGTTACCACCAGTACCATAGTGTCCTTTAAATTGCAAGTTGATGAGGTAAACTGACCTTTCTATCACCAGTACCTTGAATATTCCAGCGACATACAGTGTATAATTCATTATCGTAAAAAACGTTTCAAATGACTGTACATGGCATTGAATGAATATACTAAAAACGGCAAAGGAATATGAAATACGGCTAACAGTAGCAGAATTCCTATATTTATACCAGCAACTATAAATCAATTTTACGTAAATCATAGATTATGGACATATTCCACCAGTCGTTTGGTATAGCTGAGCTTTCCCCTTGTGCTAAAATCTAGAGTGAAGATACTTGCAGAATTCCCATCAGTACCAGTGTGTTCTTTAAATTCCAACTTGATGAGGTAAACCGAACTTTCTATCACCAATAACCTTGAATATTCCAGCGACAGACAATGTAAAACATTATCGTAAAGAGCAAACAATAATCGAATATTGCTAttgaatgtaaactattttggaTTCTGGATAAacccctcctttttttttaacccctTAACTCTTTACTATCcttttgttgatttatccttgaaaagtGATACCTTTGAATTGTTTGCAAAGCTGTCAATATTCTCTGTTAAATGCAgtttttgatttatttcgtAGAACCAATAACATAAAGTAGTTCACTTGAATCACTCGAAATACTAATGAATTTTTATATCGTTACCTTAAAGTAATCACAATATTCTGATTTCTGGCAGTCAACATAGATAAAGTCGTACTTATTGCCTTCTTTCGCTAAGGACTCCAGTACCGGAAGGGCAGATCCTATAGGAGGACGGAAAGTCATTGACATTAAAGGTACAAAGTGCTGAATTAGATACATGAtattgggatttttttttcttctaagaCTTATGGGTTCTTTGAATGGCATTAAAATTGTATCATTACatgaaacatatatttatatttatagtaaAGCTGTAATTATTGGAGACTCGTTATATTGCATCAAGCTGCTTTCAATTAACATGGTCAAATGAAACGAACCATGTGTGCTAGGGAACAGAAATCAGCCTGAGTAGAAGTCACACTGTctcaaagaaaaagaattttCATGGTACGATTTTTCGAAGTGTTCGTCAGAGTAGTTATCAACTTTTAACTTCATTTGTGTTTATACATTCATATCTACCATTTACCATCCTAAAAGACAATCCGTTTAAAAACTACAACACGCGTAATGATAGACCTTGCACAATTTGACATTGATAAATGGTCATATTCGGCGTGCCATGATGCCCTggtatttaatttgtttttctcttcatgACCCCAATTTCGCCCTTGGCGACCCTTCGTTGGCGGATATTGTGGCCTGGGGCAAGTCGGTCCATGGGGATGATTTACCTCTCTCCTCTTTTGAAACTGTTGGTGCCCAGTTGAAAAATTGTGCAATATTTTTCAACTATTGAAGACATTTTTATCATAGATGTTTCCACTTGATTCAACAAGTATCGGAGATTTCTttgattttccaattttttttgcgACCTTTCAAAGTTGCTTTTGCTCATCAAAAAAGAGtcgtgaccccccccccctttttttttggaaaaccaGGGCATACCGATAATGTATACTTCTCAATGGGCAAATACGAGAAGTGGAAATCTTTGGATCCAAATATGAGGTCTTTGAAGTCAGGGCAACGTATATATTCACGTTGAAACTATAATCCTTCATAAAAATTCTTATTAACTAATTTATGGGAAAATATTTCCTTCTGCTGATGCTATGCAGAAAGGGAAAAATGATACTAAACCTTGTTTTACTTCGATGTTGAGTTTCCTCTGGCGGGCAGTTTTGTTTACAAAGTCACAAAAGTATGGTTCAATATCAATCCCGGTTACTTTGCCTCCTGGAGCCATAGCTTCAGCCATACCGAACGTACCGTAGCCCATATATGAACCTATTTCGAGGATATTGCGGCTCTTTAACTTGCGAATGAAAAACTGCAACAGTTGCACTATGAGATATATAGAGAAAGTCGCATATTAATGGTATAGACCTAAGCACCATGTGATAAAACATTACCAATAGAAATGTAACAGAGCACGAATCAATAATAAGTTATACGCtgtgttattaatttattaatattcaaattggaAGTACATCCTGGTTTCACATTGCGTAATCGTTATCATTTTAACATGCAGTTGAGTTTCTCAAGTTTACAACTCAATATGTGGCCTGTTCTCTTTTTTATACTGTGTTTTGTTGTCCTTCACGATATGCATGTTTGGCACGAGGGCGGACTAAGTAAGACAAATCTACTTCAGGCTTTAAAGcataaatgaataaacaacaaaagaaatatgGGAAGAATATTAACCTTGACCGGTGGAACTTATCATATTCATCTTGTTGTAACCTGGGATAGGACCTTTCATTTTTCCTTCGCTATGAAGCTTCTGAAAATCTAACGTTGTGGTTTCCTCAACGACGTCCTATCACGggtgaaagaaatataattagtcAGCATCTTTATGAAATTATCCCAGCAACagttatataaaaatatatatatatatatatatatacatatatatatatatatatatatatatatattgatatatatatatatatatatatataaatatatttatatatatatatatatttatatatatatatatttatatatatatatatattgatatatatatatatatagatagatagatagatagatagatagatataatagttatttttacaacgcttaagcgaccacagaTGTGGGAGAAGCTCGCACTTACGggacttacacgtcgggtggctccCAAGTcatattttaactcaaatttagaatattttcaatttagaaagtcatttcaggtGGG encodes the following:
- the LOC139974895 gene encoding uncharacterized protein, with the protein product MASNNGNIDVKGDGINIQLTQKLEKTLQLLEAVDCDDAKKELREALTLVSSVNNYAVSKSTPLSSLLRDVVEETTTLDFQKLHSEGKMKGPIPGYNKMNMISSTGQVQLLQFFIRKLKSRNILEIGSYMGYGTFGMAEAMAPGGKVTGIDIEPYFCDFVNKTARQRKLNIEVKQGSALPVLESLAKEGNKYDFIYVDCQKSEYCDYFKTIMDNGMLVPDGMIAADNALWSGHSIARSDHSGRCLDDFNTLVAQDTRVTSALLPCYDGLLLIQHRVS